The following proteins come from a genomic window of Thermus neutrinimicus:
- a CDS encoding succinate dehydrogenase iron-sulfur subunit — MQVTLRILRFDPAKHERPTWQTYKVEAEPWDRVLDLLHKVKWDQDGTLAFRKSCGHGICGSDAMLINGRNRLACKTLVKDLGNVITVEPIRGLPVEKDLIVDMEPFFAAYRAVKPYLINDEPPPARERLQSPEERERFDHGTKCILCASCTTSCPVFWVNGAYLGPAAIVQAHRFIFDSRDRGKRERFKALGSGSGVWRCRTAYNCTEACPREIPVTQLIEEVKRAILLDRF, encoded by the coding sequence ATGCAGGTAACCCTGAGGATCCTTCGCTTTGACCCGGCCAAGCATGAGAGGCCCACCTGGCAAACCTACAAGGTGGAGGCTGAGCCTTGGGACCGGGTCCTGGACCTCCTGCACAAGGTGAAGTGGGATCAAGACGGCACCCTGGCCTTCCGCAAGAGCTGCGGGCATGGCATCTGCGGCTCCGACGCCATGCTCATCAACGGCAGAAACCGCTTGGCCTGCAAGACCCTGGTGAAGGACCTGGGAAACGTGATCACCGTGGAGCCCATACGGGGCCTGCCGGTGGAGAAGGACCTCATCGTGGACATGGAGCCCTTCTTCGCCGCCTACCGGGCGGTAAAGCCCTACCTTATCAACGACGAGCCTCCCCCGGCCCGGGAGCGCCTGCAAAGCCCTGAGGAACGGGAGCGGTTTGACCACGGCACCAAGTGCATCCTCTGCGCCAGCTGCACCACCAGCTGCCCTGTCTTCTGGGTGAACGGGGCTTATCTGGGCCCTGCCGCCATCGTTCAGGCCCACCGCTTCATCTTCGATTCCCGCGACCGGGGAAAAAGGGAACGCTTCAAGGCCCTGGGCTCGGGAAGCGGGGTTTGGCGTTGCCGCACCGCCTACAACTGCACCGAGGCCTGCCCCCGGGAGATCCCCGTGACCCAGCTCATCGAGGAGGTCAAGCGGGCTATCCTATTGGACCGCTTCTAA
- the aspS gene encoding aspartate--tRNA(Asn) ligase has translation MRVLVRDLRKHVGEEVELWGFLHWRRDLGKVQFLLLRDRSGIVQVVTGGQKLPLPESSLRVRGQVVENPKAPGGLEVQAREMEILSPALEPTPVEIPKEEWRASPDTLLEYRYVTLRGEKARAPLKVQAALVRGFRRYLDRQDFTEIFTPKVVRAGAEGGSGLFGVDYFEYRAYLAQSPQLYKQIMVGVFERVYEVAPVWRMEEHNTSRHLNEYLSLDVEMGFIRGEEDLMRLEEELLQEMLEEALSSAGNEIRLLGAEWPSFPKEIPRLTHAGARRILREELGYPVGHDLSEEAERLLGQYAKERWGSDWLFVTHYPRSLRPFYTYPEESGTTRSFDLLFRGLEITSGGQRIHLYQDLVESLKAKGMDLEGFQGYLEVFKFGMPPHGGFAIGAERLTQKLLGLPNVRYARAFPRDRHRLTP, from the coding sequence ATGCGGGTTCTGGTAAGGGACTTAAGGAAGCATGTGGGCGAAGAGGTGGAGCTATGGGGCTTTCTCCACTGGCGGCGGGACCTGGGCAAGGTGCAGTTCCTTCTGCTTAGGGACCGAAGCGGGATCGTGCAGGTGGTGACCGGAGGGCAGAAACTCCCCTTGCCAGAGAGCAGCCTGCGGGTAAGGGGCCAGGTGGTGGAAAACCCCAAGGCCCCGGGGGGCCTCGAGGTGCAGGCAAGGGAAATGGAGATCCTCTCCCCTGCCCTGGAACCCACCCCGGTGGAGATTCCCAAGGAGGAGTGGCGGGCAAGCCCCGACACCCTTCTGGAATACCGCTACGTCACCCTAAGGGGGGAGAAGGCCCGGGCCCCCCTTAAGGTGCAAGCCGCCTTGGTGCGGGGCTTTAGGCGGTACCTGGACCGGCAGGACTTCACGGAGATCTTCACCCCCAAGGTGGTGCGGGCCGGGGCCGAGGGAGGCTCGGGGCTTTTCGGGGTGGACTACTTTGAGTACCGGGCCTACCTGGCCCAGTCCCCCCAGCTTTACAAGCAGATCATGGTGGGGGTGTTTGAGAGGGTCTACGAGGTGGCCCCGGTCTGGCGCATGGAAGAGCACAACACCAGCCGCCACCTCAACGAGTACCTCTCCTTGGACGTGGAGATGGGCTTCATCCGAGGGGAGGAGGACCTCATGCGGCTTGAGGAGGAGCTCCTCCAGGAGATGCTGGAGGAAGCCCTTTCCAGCGCCGGAAACGAGATCCGCCTCCTGGGCGCCGAGTGGCCCTCCTTCCCCAAGGAAATCCCCCGCCTGACCCACGCCGGGGCCCGGAGGATCTTAAGGGAAGAGTTGGGCTACCCCGTGGGCCATGACCTCTCCGAGGAGGCGGAGCGCCTTCTCGGCCAGTACGCCAAGGAGCGCTGGGGCTCGGACTGGCTCTTTGTCACCCATTATCCCCGAAGCCTCAGGCCCTTCTACACCTACCCCGAGGAAAGCGGCACCACCAGGAGCTTTGACCTTCTCTTCCGGGGCCTGGAGATCACCTCAGGGGGCCAGAGGATCCACCTTTACCAGGACCTGGTGGAAAGCCTGAAGGCCAAGGGCATGGACCTGGAGGGCTTCCAGGGCTACCTGGAGGTCTTCAAGTTCGGGATGCCCCCCCACGGGGGTTTCGCCATCGGGGCGGAAAGGCTCACGCAAAAGCTTCTCGGCCTTCCCAACGTGCGCTACGCCCGGGCCTTCCCCCGGGACCGGCACCGCCTTACCCCCTGA
- a CDS encoding phospholipase D-like domain-containing protein: MRKLLFSIAFLLLTALAAPRLVVEPEDGLKPLLDLIASAQEEILVKMYLWTPSRLDVVEALGEAVARGVKVKVILEREPSGGRVDLTVFQAMKERGVEVKLTTPFRFVFVHEKSLVVDRKLAWVGTMNLTGSSFTANREYALILDDPKQVAEVAKVFDADWEGKRLDLSQALLVWAPSRTLGGVKEGNARETLLGLIRGAKREILLEHQAMADPEVVAPLKEALAKGVRVRLVGSPREPGDTYFLAGAEELRQAGAELRFLPDPYVHAKALVVDGEVALVGSLNLSANSLNANRELSVRFTRQEAPEAFARLLSVMERDFQAGLSENPFALPPLEGVIPWQEAPRYFGRIATVEGVIQQVEDRGTVAFLRFGPGESDLRLVVFPRSYALFRQPFPHSYLGKKVRARGRIVLYAGYYEIVLEDPSALEVLDGSP; this comes from the coding sequence ATGAGAAAGCTCCTTTTCTCCATCGCCTTCCTCCTCCTAACCGCCCTGGCTGCCCCTAGGCTTGTGGTGGAGCCAGAGGATGGCCTCAAGCCCCTGCTGGACCTCATCGCCTCCGCCCAGGAGGAGATCCTGGTGAAGATGTACCTTTGGACCCCAAGCCGCTTGGACGTGGTGGAAGCCTTGGGGGAGGCCGTGGCCCGGGGGGTTAAGGTAAAGGTCATATTGGAGCGGGAACCCTCCGGGGGGCGGGTGGATCTCACCGTTTTCCAGGCCATGAAGGAACGGGGGGTCGAGGTCAAGCTCACCACCCCCTTCCGCTTCGTCTTCGTCCACGAAAAAAGCCTGGTGGTGGACCGCAAGCTGGCCTGGGTGGGCACCATGAACCTTACGGGAAGCTCCTTCACCGCCAACCGGGAGTACGCCCTCATCCTGGACGACCCCAAACAGGTAGCGGAGGTGGCCAAGGTCTTTGATGCGGACTGGGAGGGCAAACGGCTGGACCTTTCCCAGGCCCTTCTCGTCTGGGCGCCAAGCCGAACCCTGGGCGGGGTAAAGGAGGGCAACGCCCGGGAAACCCTCCTTGGCCTCATCCGAGGGGCCAAAAGGGAAATCCTCTTGGAGCATCAGGCCATGGCCGATCCCGAGGTGGTGGCTCCCCTTAAGGAGGCCCTGGCCAAAGGGGTCCGGGTCCGCCTGGTGGGAAGCCCACGGGAGCCTGGGGACACCTACTTCCTGGCGGGAGCGGAGGAGCTCAGGCAGGCCGGGGCGGAGCTCCGCTTCCTGCCCGACCCTTACGTGCACGCCAAAGCCCTGGTGGTGGACGGGGAGGTGGCCCTGGTGGGGAGCCTAAACCTGAGCGCCAACTCCCTGAACGCCAACCGGGAGCTTTCCGTGCGCTTCACCCGCCAGGAGGCTCCCGAGGCCTTCGCCAGGCTCCTTTCCGTAATGGAAAGGGACTTCCAGGCAGGCCTTAGCGAAAACCCCTTTGCCCTACCCCCCCTGGAAGGGGTCATTCCCTGGCAGGAAGCCCCCAGGTATTTTGGCCGGATCGCCACGGTGGAGGGCGTTATCCAGCAGGTGGAGGATAGGGGCACCGTGGCCTTCCTCCGGTTTGGCCCGGGGGAAAGCGACCTAAGGCTGGTGGTCTTCCCGAGGAGCTACGCCCTGTTCCGGCAACCCTTCCCCCATAGCTACCTGGGCAAGAAGGTGCGGGCCAGGGGGCGCATCGTGCTCTATGCCGGCTACTACGAGATCGTCCTGGAGGACCCCTCGGCCCTCGAGGTGCTGGATGGAAGCCCTTAG
- a CDS encoding TatD family hydrolase yields MTDTHAHLDFLEEAELEEAQAHFSELKAILTLGVDPSRWERTLALAQGNVYAAVGLHPTSAHLLSPEVEEALKHHARHPRVRAIGESGLDYHWTPETRPAQLRALEFQAGLAEALGLPLVLHVRSKDGKAEEDLAAWLLAHRPKRVVLHAFAGHPALEAAGLRLEAYFSFAGPLTYRKNQALREAARRLPLDKLLVETDAPFLPPEPHRGKRNLPHLVRHTLAKLAEVRGMALEEMESITDQNAETCFRWT; encoded by the coding sequence ATGACCGACACCCACGCCCACTTGGATTTCCTGGAAGAGGCCGAGCTGGAAGAGGCCCAAGCCCACTTTTCGGAGCTTAAGGCCATCCTCACCTTAGGGGTGGACCCAAGCCGCTGGGAGAGGACCCTGGCCCTGGCCCAGGGGAACGTGTATGCCGCGGTAGGCCTCCACCCCACCTCGGCCCACCTGCTCTCCCCCGAGGTGGAGGAAGCCCTAAAACACCACGCCCGCCACCCCCGGGTGCGGGCCATTGGGGAAAGCGGCCTGGACTACCACTGGACCCCCGAGACCCGGCCTGCCCAGCTCCGGGCCCTGGAGTTCCAAGCCGGCCTGGCCGAGGCATTGGGGCTACCCCTAGTCCTCCACGTGCGCAGCAAGGATGGCAAGGCGGAAGAGGACCTGGCGGCCTGGCTCCTGGCTCACCGCCCCAAGAGGGTGGTCCTCCACGCCTTCGCCGGGCATCCGGCCCTCGAGGCGGCAGGCCTCCGCCTGGAGGCCTACTTCAGCTTTGCTGGCCCCCTCACCTACCGGAAAAACCAGGCCCTCCGGGAGGCTGCTAGGCGCCTTCCCCTGGACAAGCTCCTGGTGGAGACCGACGCCCCCTTCCTGCCCCCAGAACCCCACCGGGGAAAGCGCAACCTGCCCCACCTCGTGCGCCACACCTTGGCCAAGCTGGCGGAAGTGCGGGGAATGGCCCTGGAGGAAATGGAGTCCATCACCGACCAAAACGCGGAAACCTGCTTCCGCTGGACGTAG
- a CDS encoding lipocalin family protein, translating into MRWLWPLTLLLAACAPALMGVNPQRLPDSQDWDPKPAQLEWWYASGWVEPYAFHFAFFKAYAPPGFRILGLPGSLFGAFHAAHLALTHLRTGERVFLEVSDQDLLAPRGRAAPGPYLEVSGWRFYREEGAFRLLAGPVDLRLQPLKPPVVHPPGYSGTAETGRLYYQSYTRVEAWGRIRGEEARGEAWMDHQWGEQFSGVSATWDWISLHLSDGSELMAYQVKDLEGRVVQVLGSRVDPLGRAEGMELRLFPLDRWQSPSGRTYTLAWRLQGAGLDLEVRPLFQEGEILSRTTRVAYWEGPVAGEGVLMGYPVRARGMGEFVAGPWRP; encoded by the coding sequence ATGCGCTGGCTTTGGCCCTTGACCCTCCTGCTTGCGGCCTGTGCCCCCGCCCTCATGGGGGTAAACCCCCAAAGGCTTCCCGATTCCCAGGACTGGGACCCCAAGCCGGCCCAGCTGGAGTGGTGGTACGCCTCCGGTTGGGTGGAGCCTTACGCCTTCCACTTCGCCTTCTTTAAGGCCTACGCTCCCCCCGGCTTCCGGATTTTGGGCTTGCCGGGAAGCCTCTTCGGCGCCTTTCACGCCGCCCACCTGGCCCTCACCCACCTGCGCACTGGGGAGAGGGTATTTCTGGAGGTTTCCGACCAGGACCTCCTCGCACCCCGTGGCCGGGCGGCGCCGGGCCCTTACCTGGAGGTTTCCGGCTGGCGGTTTTACCGGGAGGAGGGGGCCTTCCGCCTCCTGGCGGGCCCGGTGGACCTCCGCCTCCAGCCCCTGAAGCCCCCGGTGGTCCACCCTCCGGGCTATTCCGGTACGGCGGAAACGGGGCGGCTTTATTACCAGTCCTACACCCGGGTGGAGGCCTGGGGGCGGATCCGGGGCGAGGAGGCCCGGGGAGAAGCCTGGATGGACCACCAGTGGGGGGAGCAGTTTTCTGGGGTGAGCGCCACCTGGGACTGGATCAGCCTCCACCTTTCCGACGGCTCAGAGCTCATGGCCTACCAGGTGAAGGACCTCGAGGGGCGGGTGGTTCAGGTTCTGGGGAGCCGGGTGGATCCCTTGGGAAGGGCGGAGGGGATGGAGCTCCGCCTCTTTCCCCTGGATCGCTGGCAAAGCCCCTCGGGCCGCACGTATACCCTGGCTTGGCGGCTCCAGGGGGCGGGGTTGGACCTCGAGGTGCGCCCCCTCTTCCAGGAGGGGGAGATCCTTTCCCGCACCACCCGGGTGGCCTATTGGGAGGGGCCGGTGGCCGGGGAAGGGGTCCTCATGGGCTACCCCGTCCGGGCCCGGGGCATGGGGGAGTTTGTGGCCGGGCCTTGGCGGCCTTAG